A genomic stretch from Caldicellulosiruptoraceae bacterium PP1 includes:
- a CDS encoding dihydroorotate dehydrogenase electron transfer subunit — translation MKVLDIVIEENIKIAEDIYLLSFKNKYIAENYKPGNFVNIKIQDNSIYPLLRRPFSISYIQDDVVYIGYQVIGVGTELLAKKKKGYILNIIGPLGNNFEIPQNIKSVSLIGGGMGIWPLYGLARQLSQNKVMFDVYLGFRNKEKSFFIEKFKDIAENIYISSDDGSIGFKGNIIELFTSNKKNYEIIYSCGPKVMLRTLKDLNLNNQIYVSLEEKMACGIGACLGCSIKGENDNIFHVCSDGPVFNIMEVNLNESKS, via the coding sequence ATGAAAGTTTTAGATATAGTAATTGAAGAGAATATAAAAATAGCTGAAGATATTTATTTATTATCATTTAAAAATAAATACATTGCAGAAAATTATAAACCGGGTAATTTTGTAAATATAAAAATTCAAGATAATTCTATATATCCATTATTGAGACGTCCATTTAGTATATCATATATACAAGATGATGTGGTGTATATTGGCTATCAAGTGATAGGTGTTGGTACAGAGCTTTTAGCAAAAAAGAAAAAAGGATATATATTAAATATCATTGGCCCATTAGGTAATAATTTTGAAATACCTCAAAATATAAAATCTGTTTCACTTATTGGTGGAGGAATGGGGATATGGCCATTATATGGACTTGCAAGACAACTAAGTCAAAATAAAGTTATGTTTGATGTTTATTTAGGCTTTAGAAATAAAGAAAAAAGTTTTTTTATTGAGAAGTTCAAAGATATTGCGGAAAATATATATATTTCGTCAGATGATGGTAGCATAGGTTTTAAAGGCAACATAATTGAATTATTTACAAGCAATAAGAAAAACTATGAAATTATTTATTCATGTGGACCAAAGGTAATGCTTAGAACATTAAAAGATTTGAATCTTAATAATCAAATTTATGTATCTTTAGAGGAAAAAATGGCTTGTGGAATTGGTGCATGCCTTGGATGCAGCATTAAAGGAGAAAATGATAATATTTTTCATGTTTGTTCAGATGGTCCTGTATTCAATATAATGGAGGTTAATTTAAATGAATCTAAAAGTTAA
- a CDS encoding aspartate carbamoyltransferase catalytic subunit — MLKKDLLGLKDLSIEEIEKILDLAKNMKLIITKENKKTPHLQGYSIVTLFYENSTRTRVSFELAGKFMSANITSINVQASSVKKGESLLDTIRTLEALKTDILIIRHSSSGAPHFAAKNANFSVINAGDGMNEHPTQALLDMFTIREKLGKLTSLKVAIIGDIFHSRVARSNIWGLLKFNNEITVYGPKTLIPPEIDRYVKISDSLDDVVSEKDVIIDLRIQLERQKNALFPSTNEYYSYFGLNNGLLDKISPETLILHPGPVNRGIEISSDVMSINNCLIEDQVTNGIAVRMAVLYLYSRKGE, encoded by the coding sequence ATTTTGAAAAAAGATCTTTTGGGATTGAAAGATTTATCAATTGAAGAAATAGAAAAAATATTAGATCTTGCAAAGAACATGAAATTAATAATTACCAAAGAAAATAAAAAAACACCCCACCTTCAGGGATATTCCATTGTTACATTGTTTTATGAAAACAGTACAAGAACAAGGGTCTCTTTTGAACTTGCTGGTAAATTTATGAGTGCTAATATAACTTCTATAAATGTCCAAGCAAGTTCTGTTAAAAAAGGCGAGTCTTTACTTGATACCATAAGAACTCTAGAAGCATTAAAAACAGATATTTTGATAATAAGACATTCTTCTTCAGGTGCACCTCATTTTGCTGCTAAAAATGCAAATTTTTCAGTCATAAATGCTGGTGATGGGATGAATGAGCACCCCACTCAGGCTTTATTAGATATGTTTACTATTCGCGAAAAATTAGGTAAATTAACAAGTTTAAAAGTTGCTATTATTGGTGACATATTTCATAGTAGAGTTGCAAGAAGTAACATATGGGGGCTTTTAAAATTTAACAATGAAATAACAGTTTATGGTCCAAAAACTTTAATACCGCCTGAAATAGATAGATATGTTAAAATATCTGATTCTTTAGATGATGTTGTTAGTGAAAAAGATGTAATTATTGATTTAAGAATTCAGTTAGAAAGACAAAAAAATGCACTTTTCCCTTCAACAAATGAATATTATAGCTATTTTGGTTTAAATAATGGACTTTTAGATAAAATTTCACCTGAAACTTTAATTCTTCATCCAGGACCTGTTAATCGTGGAATAGAGATATCTTCAGATGTTATGAGTATAAATAACTGTTTAATAGAAGATCAAGTTACAAATGGTATTGCGGTTAGAATGGCAGTTTTATATTTATACTCAAGAAAGGGTGAGTAA
- the uraA gene encoding uracil permease, protein MAKRTIQVEEKLPILQTLPLSLQHLFAMVGATILVPILVGLNPTVALFTGGVGTLLYILITKKKLPAYLGSSFAFINPIITISASLGGREYALSGCIASGVVYLIVALLVYKFGTNWIDKALPPVVVGPVVMIIGLSLARVAAVKSAGLFSEVVKDGQILELAVNVIKSPVCWVSLFTLFVAVIGSVYFKGFFNVIPVLIGLISGYIFSYILDLIGLNTHLLDSFYPNGKYTPFINYDVIKNANWIGLPGFVFPKFTWTAILSIAPIAIVTITEHIGHLLVTNNVVGRDFTKDPGLHRSLTGDGVATIVAGFLGGPPTTTYGENIGVMAISKVYSVWVIGWAAIIAISLSFVQKLGALIQVIPSPVIGGISILLFGVIASSGLRMLIEHKVDLSETRNLVITSVILIIGVGGTRLQIFNIEFEGMALATFIGIILNFLLPEKKAAQSNIKEQYAN, encoded by the coding sequence ATGGCTAAAAGAACAATTCAAGTTGAAGAAAAATTACCCATACTACAAACATTACCACTTAGCTTACAACATTTATTTGCAATGGTAGGTGCAACAATCTTAGTTCCTATCTTAGTTGGATTAAATCCAACAGTAGCATTATTTACAGGTGGTGTTGGAACACTATTATACATTCTTATTACGAAGAAAAAGCTTCCTGCATATCTTGGCTCATCATTTGCATTTATTAATCCCATAATAACCATTTCAGCCTCATTAGGTGGAAGAGAATATGCCTTATCAGGATGTATTGCTTCTGGTGTAGTTTATTTAATTGTTGCTTTATTAGTATATAAGTTTGGAACAAATTGGATAGATAAAGCTTTACCTCCTGTTGTTGTTGGTCCAGTTGTTATGATAATTGGTTTATCACTAGCAAGAGTTGCAGCAGTCAAATCAGCTGGATTATTTAGTGAAGTTGTAAAAGATGGACAAATACTTGAGCTTGCAGTAAATGTTATAAAAAGTCCAGTTTGTTGGGTATCATTATTTACATTGTTTGTTGCTGTAATAGGCTCGGTTTATTTTAAAGGATTTTTCAATGTTATTCCAGTTCTTATTGGTTTAATCAGCGGATATATCTTTTCATATATATTAGATTTAATTGGGTTAAATACACATCTTTTAGATAGCTTCTATCCCAACGGAAAATATACCCCATTTATAAATTATGATGTGATAAAGAATGCAAATTGGATAGGACTACCAGGATTTGTTTTTCCAAAATTTACATGGACTGCAATATTATCAATAGCACCAATTGCTATTGTCACAATAACAGAGCATATTGGTCATTTACTAGTTACAAATAATGTTGTAGGTAGAGATTTTACTAAAGATCCTGGATTACATAGATCACTTACAGGTGATGGTGTAGCTACTATTGTTGCAGGGTTTTTAGGTGGACCTCCTACAACAACTTATGGTGAAAATATCGGTGTAATGGCAATATCAAAAGTATATAGTGTATGGGTAATAGGTTGGGCAGCTATAATTGCTATTTCATTATCATTTGTTCAGAAGCTTGGTGCATTAATACAAGTTATTCCTTCACCTGTTATAGGTGGTATTAGTATACTACTTTTTGGTGTTATAGCTTCATCAGGTTTAAGAATGCTTATTGAACATAAAGTTGATCTTTCAGAAACAAGAAATCTTGTAATAACTTCGGTAATATTGATTATTGGTGTAGGTGGAACAAGGCTTCAAATATTCAATATAGAATTTGAAGGAATGGCATTAGCAACATTTATAGGAATAATATTAAACTTTTTATTACCAGAGAAAAAAGCTGCACAATCTAATATTAAAGAACAATATGCAAATTAA
- a CDS encoding dihydroorotate dehydrogenase, whose amino-acid sequence MNLKVNLAGVELKNPIIAASGTFGFGKEFSKLIDINQFGAISTKGLTLKPHKGNPSPRIAEVYGGIINSIGLENPGIEHFIENELPFLKQHDIKIIANINGFTKEEFYEITKLIDDSVDLIEVNISCPNVKNGGMSFGTDPNMVYDIIKLVKKAAKVPVIAKLSPNVTSIVDIAKSAQSAGADAISLINTLRAMAIDIKTRKPHIKQIIGGLSGPCVKPIAIRMIYECFNNINIPIIGMGGIMNYKDAIEFFLAGSTCISLGTVNFINPNAILEIKNGIIKYLSDNNFTSIYELRGNIII is encoded by the coding sequence ATGAATCTAAAAGTTAATCTTGCTGGCGTTGAACTAAAAAATCCTATAATTGCTGCATCGGGAACATTTGGTTTTGGAAAAGAGTTTTCTAAGTTAATTGATATTAACCAGTTTGGAGCAATATCTACGAAAGGATTAACACTAAAGCCACATAAGGGGAATCCCTCCCCAAGAATTGCAGAGGTTTATGGAGGTATAATAAACTCTATTGGACTTGAAAACCCTGGAATTGAACACTTTATTGAAAACGAGCTTCCATTTTTAAAACAACATGATATTAAAATAATAGCAAATATAAATGGATTTACAAAAGAAGAATTTTATGAGATAACAAAATTAATTGATGATAGTGTTGACTTGATAGAGGTAAATATTTCCTGTCCTAATGTGAAAAATGGAGGTATGAGTTTTGGGACTGATCCAAATATGGTTTATGATATAATAAAATTAGTTAAAAAAGCTGCAAAAGTACCTGTAATAGCAAAATTATCACCTAATGTTACATCAATAGTTGATATAGCAAAATCAGCTCAGAGTGCTGGTGCTGATGCAATTTCATTAATTAACACATTAAGAGCTATGGCAATTGATATCAAAACTCGCAAGCCACATATTAAACAAATTATCGGAGGATTATCTGGCCCATGTGTTAAACCAATTGCAATTCGTATGATTTATGAATGTTTTAACAATATTAATATACCAATAATTGGCATGGGTGGAATTATGAATTATAAGGATGCTATTGAGTTCTTTTTAGCTGGTTCAACTTGTATCTCTCTAGGTACAGTGAATTTCATAAATCCAAATGCTATTTTAGAAATAAAAAATGGTATAATTAAATATTTAAGTGATAATAATTTTACTTCTATTTATGAATTGCGAGGAAATATCATTATATAA
- a CDS encoding histidine phosphatase family protein, with translation MITEIFIIRHAEAEGNYIRKFHGITDSNLTQKGYLQAQRLAQRLKNIHFDVIYSSPLKRAYFTAYEIAKDRGINIIKRNDLIEINGGDWEGIEWDKLPELWPEEYYCWENKPHEHCMPNGESMYELYQRAVNALNEITKSNAGKRICIVTHGTLIRSLLVYLKDLPFNKLNDIYWQDNTSINIVTYNGGKYILSLEGDSSHLGKDLSTFETQDWWKDFLSKREIND, from the coding sequence ATGATTACAGAAATCTTTATAATTAGACATGCTGAAGCTGAAGGGAATTATATAAGAAAATTTCATGGTATTACAGATTCTAACCTTACTCAAAAAGGCTATCTTCAAGCACAAAGGCTAGCTCAGAGATTAAAGAATATTCATTTTGATGTAATTTATTCAAGTCCACTTAAAAGAGCTTATTTTACTGCATATGAAATTGCTAAAGATAGGGGTATAAATATTATTAAAAGGAATGATTTAATTGAAATAAATGGAGGCGATTGGGAAGGAATTGAGTGGGATAAACTTCCTGAACTTTGGCCGGAAGAATACTATTGTTGGGAAAATAAGCCTCATGAACATTGTATGCCAAATGGTGAAAGTATGTATGAGTTATACCAAAGAGCAGTTAATGCTTTAAATGAAATAACAAAAAGTAATGCAGGCAAACGTATATGTATAGTAACACATGGAACATTAATAAGATCCTTACTAGTGTACTTAAAAGACTTACCCTTTAATAAACTAAATGATATATATTGGCAAGATAATACTTCAATTAATATAGTAACCTATAATGGTGGAAAATACATCTTATCATTAGAAGGGGATAGCTCACACTTAGGTAAAGATTTAAGTACCTTTGAAACGCAAGATTGGTGGAAGGATTTTTTAAGTAAAAGAGAAATAAATGATTGA
- the pyrE gene encoding orotate phosphoribosyltransferase: MDSTKWIEMLKDVDALLEGHFLLTSGKHSGKYLQCAKILQYPNLSESICKELVKSFIDCSIDVVIGPAIGAVTFSYEMARQLHARSIFAEREEGIMKLRRGFKIEKGERVLVVEDVITTGGSVKEIIDIVNEYNGEIVGIASIVDRTGGEIDFGVKYKSLISMKVEAYEQNECPYCKEGIPIVKPGSRKINKG; encoded by the coding sequence ATGGATTCTACAAAATGGATTGAAATGTTAAAAGATGTTGATGCTTTATTAGAAGGTCATTTTTTATTGACATCAGGCAAACATAGTGGTAAGTACTTACAGTGTGCAAAAATTTTACAATATCCTAATTTAAGTGAATCAATATGTAAGGAATTAGTAAAATCATTTATAGATTGTTCCATTGATGTTGTAATAGGACCTGCTATTGGTGCTGTAACATTTTCGTACGAAATGGCAAGACAACTTCATGCAAGGTCAATATTTGCTGAAAGAGAAGAGGGAATTATGAAATTGAGAAGGGGATTCAAGATTGAAAAAGGAGAGCGTGTATTGGTTGTTGAAGATGTTATAACAACAGGCGGGTCAGTAAAAGAAATTATTGATATAGTTAATGAATATAACGGAGAAATTGTTGGAATTGCAAGTATTGTTGATAGAACTGGTGGAGAAATTGATTTTGGAGTAAAATATAAATCATTAATATCAATGAAGGTTGAAGCATATGAGCAAAATGAATGTCCATATTGTAAAGAAGGTATTCCTATAGTAAAACCAGGTAGTAGAAAAATAAATAAAGGGTAG
- the pyrF gene encoding orotidine-5'-phosphate decarboxylase — protein sequence MQQHFSDKVIAKIKLKQSFVIVGIDLSLNKLPKSFINKYNIEKSTKDIITTILVDYAKKIIDATCEYSIGIKIQSAYFEQYYIYGIKAIKEISDYAKSKDLIVIFDGKRNDISSTAEAYANSYIGSVDIFGVQQSFYEFDAMTVNPYLGSDSIIPFINECQKNNKGLFILVKTSNPSSAELQNLIIDGKHIYEIIASKVNDWGKNLIGYNGYSDIGAVVGALDENAAKNIREILPKHIFLVPGIGAQGGDIKALKYFIDSNNNGIIVNSSRDIIYAYMKEDTEDFEKSANKACKDLRDRINSIL from the coding sequence ATGCAGCAACATTTTTCAGACAAGGTAATTGCAAAGATAAAATTGAAGCAAAGTTTTGTAATTGTAGGGATAGACCTTAGTCTAAATAAACTTCCAAAAAGCTTTATAAATAAATACAATATAGAAAAATCCACTAAAGATATAATTACAACAATATTAGTTGATTACGCAAAAAAAATTATTGATGCAACATGTGAGTATTCTATTGGAATAAAGATACAATCAGCATATTTTGAACAGTATTATATTTATGGCATAAAAGCAATTAAAGAGATTTCTGATTATGCAAAATCTAAAGATTTAATTGTTATTTTTGATGGTAAAAGAAATGATATTTCTTCTACTGCTGAAGCATATGCAAATAGTTATATTGGTAGTGTTGATATTTTTGGTGTTCAGCAAAGTTTTTATGAATTTGATGCAATGACAGTAAATCCATATTTAGGTTCTGATTCTATAATTCCATTTATAAATGAATGTCAAAAAAATAATAAAGGGTTATTTATATTAGTTAAAACATCAAATCCAAGTTCTGCAGAATTACAAAATCTTATTATTGATGGAAAACATATTTATGAGATAATTGCTTCAAAAGTAAATGATTGGGGAAAGAATTTAATAGGATATAATGGATATTCTGATATTGGTGCTGTTGTAGGTGCTTTAGATGAAAATGCAGCAAAGAATATAAGGGAAATATTACCAAAACATATATTTTTAGTTCCTGGAATAGGTGCTCAAGGTGGAGATATTAAAGCACTTAAATATTTTATAGATTCTAATAACAATGGAATTATTGTTAACTCATCCAGAGATATAATATATGCTTATATGAAAGAGGATACTGAAGATTTTGAAAAAAGTGCTAATAAGGCATGCAAAGACTTAAGAGATAGAATTAACTCAATTTTATAA
- the carB gene encoding carbamoyl-phosphate synthase large subunit, producing MPLRKDIKNVLVIGSGPIIIGQAAEFDYSGSQACKSIKEEGIRTILINSNPATIMTDKSMADAVYIEPIESSIIEKIIIKENIDAILPTLGGQTGLNMAMELYNKGILKKHNVKLIGTNIEAIEMAEDRLKFKETMEKINQPIIPSKTVNSVEEGIEFVKEIGFPIIIRPAYTLGGTGGGIADDMDQFIQISERGLSYSPVSQILVEKSIKGWKEIEYEVMRDSNDCVITVCNMENIDPVGIHTGDSIVVAPSQTLSDKEYQMLRSSALKIISTLKIEGGCNVQFALNPESFEYAVIEVNPRVSRSSALASKATGYPIAKVAAKIALGYTLDEIENSITKKTFASFEPTIDYIVTKIPRWPFDKFKDANRVLGTQMKATGEVMSIGRNFEESLLKGIRSLDIGTDYLYLKDFENIDNEELLNIIKEADDRRIFAVAEAIRRGITLYNIYEISKIDYFFLSKIQNIISIENEIKSYKDKKLPIELIKKAKKYGFSDKTISFLSGLSEDEIAYLRNNNVLPSYKMVDTCAGEFSATTPYYYSTYDTHSDTDTSCISDKNVIVLGSGPIRIGQGIEFDYTSVHCSYSLRKLGYKSIIINNNPETVSTDFDTSDMLFFEPLTCEDVLNVMNTVKAKGVIVQFGGQTAIKLSQSLSKKGIKIFGTSADGIDIAEDRERFDKILNKLNIKRPEGYTCYTIEEAIKIANKLNYPVLVRPSYVLGGQGMKIAYEDKDILDMLEYVKDLNEHPILIDKYIIGKEIEVDAISDGEDILIPGIMEHIERAGVHSGDSISLFPAKNISKNIKNKIVEYTSLIAREIKCKGLINIQFIVQNENLYIIEVNPRGSRTIPFISKVTAVPMVEIATKVSMGYKLKDITNTLGLLKEPNFYAFKVPVFSFEKLPDVEISLGPEMKSTGEVMGISNNYYIALYKGLLASGMKIPLEGSVLISVSDADKNEVIPIAEELEKLGFKIYATANTAKHLNSYNVASNYIKKISEGSNDIVDFIKSKKINLVINTPTKGRIIQRDGFIIRRTAVENRVPCLTSIDTAKATIEIIKFLKKKHDIDIIDIGGIENESFRYSN from the coding sequence TTGCCATTAAGAAAAGATATAAAAAACGTCTTAGTTATAGGTTCAGGCCCTATTATTATTGGTCAAGCTGCGGAATTTGATTATTCAGGAAGCCAAGCATGTAAATCAATAAAAGAAGAAGGAATAAGAACTATCTTAATTAATAGTAATCCAGCCACAATAATGACAGACAAGTCAATGGCTGATGCAGTGTACATTGAACCTATTGAAAGTAGCATAATTGAGAAAATAATAATAAAAGAAAACATTGATGCAATTCTTCCTACATTAGGTGGGCAGACTGGTCTTAATATGGCTATGGAGCTATACAATAAGGGAATATTAAAAAAACATAATGTTAAATTGATAGGTACTAATATAGAAGCAATTGAAATGGCTGAGGACAGATTAAAGTTTAAAGAAACTATGGAAAAAATAAATCAACCAATTATACCAAGTAAAACTGTTAATTCAGTAGAAGAAGGTATTGAATTTGTTAAAGAAATAGGATTTCCAATTATTATAAGGCCTGCATATACATTAGGTGGAACAGGCGGAGGAATAGCCGATGATATGGATCAGTTTATTCAAATATCAGAAAGAGGTCTTTCATATAGTCCAGTATCTCAAATATTAGTTGAAAAAAGTATTAAAGGTTGGAAAGAAATTGAATATGAAGTTATGCGTGATTCAAATGATTGTGTAATAACTGTTTGTAATATGGAAAATATTGACCCAGTAGGTATTCATACAGGAGATAGCATTGTTGTAGCCCCTTCACAAACATTATCTGATAAAGAATATCAAATGCTTAGAAGCTCAGCACTTAAAATAATATCCACTTTAAAGATAGAAGGTGGATGTAATGTTCAATTTGCATTAAATCCAGAAAGCTTTGAGTATGCTGTTATTGAGGTAAATCCAAGAGTTAGTCGTTCATCTGCACTTGCTTCCAAAGCAACTGGTTATCCAATAGCAAAGGTTGCTGCAAAAATTGCATTAGGTTATACATTAGATGAGATTGAGAATTCAATTACAAAAAAAACCTTTGCAAGCTTTGAACCTACTATTGATTATATTGTTACAAAAATACCACGATGGCCTTTTGATAAATTTAAAGATGCTAACAGAGTACTTGGTACTCAAATGAAAGCAACAGGAGAGGTTATGTCAATTGGACGTAATTTTGAAGAAAGCCTACTTAAAGGTATTCGTTCATTAGATATTGGAACTGATTATTTATATTTAAAAGATTTTGAGAATATTGATAATGAAGAATTATTAAATATTATAAAAGAAGCAGACGATAGAAGAATTTTTGCTGTTGCAGAAGCAATTAGACGTGGAATTACTTTATATAATATTTATGAAATATCAAAGATAGATTATTTCTTCTTAAGTAAAATACAAAATATAATATCAATTGAAAATGAAATAAAATCATATAAAGATAAGAAACTTCCTATTGAACTAATTAAAAAAGCAAAAAAATATGGTTTTAGTGATAAGACAATTTCTTTTCTTTCTGGTTTATCAGAAGATGAGATAGCATATTTAAGAAATAACAATGTATTGCCATCATATAAAATGGTTGATACATGTGCAGGGGAATTTAGTGCGACAACCCCATACTATTATTCAACATATGATACCCATAGTGATACTGATACTTCATGTATAAGTGATAAAAATGTAATAGTGCTTGGTTCTGGACCAATAAGAATAGGACAAGGTATAGAATTTGATTATACTTCGGTTCACTGTTCATATTCTTTGCGAAAATTAGGATATAAATCAATAATAATAAATAATAATCCTGAAACTGTTAGTACTGATTTTGATACATCAGATATGCTATTTTTTGAACCACTAACTTGTGAAGATGTATTAAATGTAATGAATACAGTTAAAGCAAAAGGGGTAATTGTTCAATTTGGAGGTCAAACAGCTATTAAATTATCACAAAGCTTATCTAAAAAAGGAATAAAGATATTTGGTACTTCAGCAGATGGAATAGATATTGCAGAAGATAGAGAAAGATTTGATAAAATATTAAATAAACTAAACATTAAAAGACCAGAAGGATATACTTGCTACACTATAGAAGAAGCCATAAAAATAGCAAATAAATTAAACTATCCTGTTTTGGTAAGACCTTCTTATGTTCTTGGTGGGCAAGGTATGAAAATAGCTTATGAAGATAAAGATATATTAGATATGTTAGAATATGTTAAGGATTTGAATGAACATCCTATATTAATTGATAAATATATAATAGGGAAGGAAATTGAAGTTGATGCTATATCTGATGGTGAGGATATTTTAATTCCTGGTATTATGGAACATATTGAAAGAGCGGGAGTTCATTCTGGTGATAGCATATCGTTGTTTCCTGCAAAAAATATATCAAAAAATATAAAAAATAAAATTGTTGAATATACAAGTCTTATTGCAAGAGAAATTAAATGTAAAGGACTAATTAATATTCAATTCATTGTTCAAAATGAAAACCTTTATATAATTGAAGTAAATCCACGTGGAAGTAGAACTATACCATTTATAAGTAAAGTTACTGCAGTGCCTATGGTTGAGATAGCAACAAAAGTAAGTATGGGTTATAAACTTAAAGATATAACAAATACACTTGGTTTATTAAAAGAACCAAACTTTTATGCTTTTAAAGTTCCTGTATTTTCATTTGAAAAATTGCCAGATGTTGAGATTTCATTAGGGCCAGAGATGAAATCTACTGGTGAAGTAATGGGTATATCAAATAATTATTATATTGCACTTTATAAAGGTTTGTTAGCAAGCGGAATGAAAATTCCACTCGAAGGTTCTGTTTTAATTTCAGTATCAGATGCTGATAAAAATGAGGTTATACCTATAGCAGAGGAGTTAGAAAAATTAGGATTTAAGATTTATGCAACTGCAAATACTGCTAAACATTTGAATTCATATAATGTTGCCTCAAATTATATTAAAAAAATATCCGAAGGATCAAATGATATAGTTGACTTTATAAAAAGTAAAAAAATAAATTTGGTTATTAATACTCCTACAAAAGGTAGAATTATTCAAAGAGATGGCTTTATTATCAGAAGAACGGCAGTTGAAAATAGGGTGCCTTGTCTTACATCTATTGATACTGCAAAGGCTACTATTGAAATAATTAAATTCTTAAAGAAAAAACATGATATTGATATTATTGATATAGGTGGTATTGAAAATGAAAGTTTTAGATATAGTAATTGA
- a CDS encoding dihydroorotase, producing the protein MLLIKNVNYFDYYSKQFKNADVLIDKEIIVKIDENINENNVNDIIDAKGMYAVPPFVDCHCHLRDPGYEYKEDIMSGAISAINGGFGTICCMPNTNPVIDNQAVVAYINYKSQRVLPLKVYPIGAITKGLEGQELAEIGFMKEEGIVGLSDDGKCVLNSSVMRNALLYAKNFDLPVLCHCEDTNLSEGGQINYGIMSTFLGFKGIPREAETIMVARDIILAKETKAKVHITHVSTKESVELIRKAKEDGIDITADTCPHYISLTEQEVQNFNTLAKINPPLRTEDDIKALQQACLDGTIDIISTDHAPHHIDEKNLEFDKAAFGTIGFDTAFSVLNTYLIKDDISKLIRIIDMLTYNPSKLIQKEIPIIEVNNKANLLLLNLKYEFEVNNKFIMSKAKNNVFLGKKLKGVVDTVILNGKVMKRGGEVCSNIFQTR; encoded by the coding sequence TTGTTACTTATAAAAAATGTTAATTATTTTGATTATTATTCAAAGCAATTCAAAAATGCTGATGTTTTAATTGATAAAGAAATTATTGTTAAGATTGATGAAAACATAAATGAAAATAATGTTAATGATATTATTGATGCTAAAGGAATGTATGCAGTTCCACCTTTTGTTGATTGTCATTGTCATTTAAGAGATCCTGGATATGAATATAAAGAAGATATAATGTCGGGGGCGATAAGTGCTATTAATGGTGGTTTTGGAACAATATGTTGTATGCCAAATACTAATCCTGTTATTGATAACCAAGCTGTTGTAGCATATATTAACTATAAATCACAAAGAGTTTTGCCGTTAAAAGTCTATCCAATTGGTGCAATTACAAAAGGATTAGAGGGTCAAGAGCTTGCTGAAATAGGTTTTATGAAAGAGGAAGGAATTGTTGGATTATCTGATGACGGAAAGTGTGTTTTAAATAGCTCGGTTATGCGAAATGCTTTATTATATGCTAAAAATTTTGATTTACCTGTTCTTTGCCATTGCGAAGATACAAATCTATCTGAGGGTGGACAAATAAACTATGGAATTATGTCTACCTTTTTGGGGTTTAAAGGAATTCCACGTGAAGCAGAAACAATTATGGTTGCTCGTGACATTATATTAGCAAAAGAAACAAAAGCTAAAGTTCATATTACTCATGTTTCAACAAAAGAATCAGTAGAATTAATTAGAAAGGCAAAAGAAGACGGAATAGACATTACAGCTGATACATGCCCACATTATATATCATTAACCGAACAAGAGGTACAAAACTTTAATACATTAGCTAAAATAAATCCACCATTAAGAACAGAAGATGATATAAAAGCTTTACAACAAGCATGTTTAGATGGGACAATAGATATAATTTCAACCGATCATGCACCACATCATATTGATGAAAAAAATCTTGAATTTGATAAAGCAGCATTTGGAACAATAGGTTTTGATACTGCATTTTCTGTATTAAATACTTATCTAATTAAAGATGACATTAGTAAATTAATAAGAATAATTGATATGTTAACATATAATCCCTCTAAATTAATTCAAAAAGAAATACCAATAATAGAAGTTAATAATAAAGCAAACTTATTACTTTTGAATTTAAAATATGAATTTGAAGTTAACAATAAATTTATTATGTCAAAAGCAAAAAATAATGTATTTTTAGGTAAAAAGTTAAAAGGCGTTGTTGATACAGTAATTTTAAATGGTAAAGTTATGAAAAGGGGTGGAGAAGTATGCAGCAACATTTTTCAGACAAGGTAA